A portion of the Aquicoccus sp. G2-2 genome contains these proteins:
- a CDS encoding DUF2125 domain-containing protein — MTELRKIGGIAALVTLMTGSAALADVTGPQIWSDWKNYFESFGYTISADEEKSGDTLTLNDLKMTMALPDGGGMVAVAMSGITFANNADGTVSITIPGTMPMNVHVAPEDDLPMDVTLDYSNTGLTTVVSGNPDDMTYTYSAATLGIALKEILVSGEPVKLGVIEMMLKDLRGNSHMTTGNLRKVEQAMSAGAVTYNVDITDPEKATETVKINGGLNGLSFEGDGSYPTDGFDPENMAAMMKAGFAFAGKFGYEGGATDFNIVADGETVQGKSSSASGTIDVALAEAGLRYIVSTTGVVLNVSGGDLPMPIDLKFGEAGFKLVTPVSKSDDSQDFALGLTLKDFEMSEIMWGMADPQGALPHDPATVALDLSGKGKLAFDIMDPEQQKAMERGEMGMPGALDSLDINDLEATVAGASLTGTGGFTFDFPKVMQTQGMQGVDGSISLKLEGANALADTLVKMGLLPEDKVMGARMMLSMFAVPAGDDVLTSKIEVKPDGQILANGQRLK, encoded by the coding sequence ATGACTGAATTGAGAAAAATTGGCGGTATTGCCGCGTTAGTGACTTTGATGACAGGATCGGCAGCATTGGCCGATGTGACCGGGCCGCAGATCTGGTCCGATTGGAAAAATTATTTCGAAAGCTTTGGTTACACGATCAGCGCCGACGAGGAGAAATCCGGCGACACGCTGACCTTGAATGACCTGAAAATGACGATGGCGCTGCCCGATGGTGGGGGTATGGTTGCCGTTGCGATGAGCGGGATCACGTTTGCCAACAATGCTGACGGGACGGTTTCGATCACCATACCGGGCACGATGCCGATGAATGTGCATGTGGCCCCGGAGGATGACCTTCCGATGGATGTGACGCTGGATTATTCCAATACCGGCCTGACGACCGTTGTTTCGGGCAACCCGGATGACATGACCTATACCTATTCGGCGGCGACGCTGGGAATTGCGTTGAAAGAGATTCTGGTGAGTGGCGAGCCGGTCAAGCTTGGCGTGATCGAGATGATGCTGAAAGACCTGCGCGGCAATTCGCACATGACGACCGGCAATCTGCGCAAGGTCGAGCAGGCGATGTCAGCGGGGGCGGTGACGTATAACGTCGATATTACCGACCCGGAGAAGGCCACGGAAACGGTCAAGATCAATGGCGGGTTGAACGGGCTTAGCTTTGAGGGTGACGGCAGTTATCCAACCGACGGCTTTGATCCCGAGAACATGGCCGCGATGATGAAGGCGGGTTTCGCCTTTGCGGGCAAGTTTGGCTATGAGGGCGGGGCCACCGATTTCAATATCGTCGCTGATGGGGAGACGGTGCAGGGCAAATCCAGCAGCGCCTCCGGGACGATTGATGTCGCCTTGGCGGAAGCGGGGTTGAGATACATCGTTTCGACCACCGGAGTTGTTCTGAATGTGTCGGGCGGCGATCTGCCGATGCCGATTGACCTGAAATTCGGGGAAGCCGGGTTCAAGCTGGTGACGCCGGTATCAAAATCCGACGATAGTCAGGATTTTGCGCTGGGGCTGACCCTGAAAGATTTCGAGATGTCGGAAATTATGTGGGGCATGGCCGATCCGCAGGGCGCGTTGCCGCATGATCCGGCGACCGTGGCGCTTGACCTGTCGGGCAAGGGCAAGCTTGCCTTCGACATCATGGACCCGGAGCAGCAAAAGGCGATGGAACGCGGCGAGATGGGGATGCCGGGGGCGTTGGATTCGCTTGATATCAACGACCTTGAAGCCACGGTTGCGGGCGCATCGTTGACCGGGACGGGCGGGTTCACGTTCGATTTCCCCAAGGTGATGCAGACGCAGGGGATGCAGGGTGTTGATGGTTCCATCTCACTGAAGCTGGAAGGGGCCAACGCGCTGGCGGATACGCTGGTGAAGATGGGCCTGCTGCCGGAAGACAAGGTGATGGGCGCGCGGATGATGCTGAGCATGTTTGCGGTGCCGGCGGGTGATGACGTGCTGACTTCGAAGATCGAGGTGAAGCCGGACGGGCAGATCCTCGCCAATGGTCAGCGGCTGAAGTAA
- a CDS encoding SDR family oxidoreductase, giving the protein MTDLTGKTALITGASRGIGESAARAFASAGANVMLTARSATEIDRIAAEIGPNARAIACDVARFGDVEAAVNATLKAFGKLDILIGNAGVIDPIAPIAASDPETWGQAIDINLKGVYHGMRSALPRMRAQGGGTIITISSGAAHNPLEGWSAYCASKAGAAMLTRAAHHEAKASALRIMGLSPGTVATQMQRDIKSSGVNPVAQLDWTDHIPPEWVARCLLWMCSPDADDYLGEEISLRDETIRGRVGLT; this is encoded by the coding sequence ATGACCGACTTGACAGGAAAAACCGCCCTGATCACCGGCGCAAGCCGTGGGATCGGTGAATCTGCGGCGCGCGCATTTGCCTCAGCCGGGGCAAATGTCATGCTGACCGCGCGCAGCGCCACCGAGATTGACCGCATCGCCGCCGAAATCGGTCCAAACGCCCGCGCCATCGCCTGCGATGTGGCGCGGTTTGGCGATGTCGAAGCCGCCGTCAACGCCACGCTCAAAGCCTTCGGCAAGCTCGACATCCTGATCGGCAATGCTGGCGTAATCGACCCGATCGCCCCGATCGCCGCCTCTGACCCGGAAACCTGGGGGCAGGCGATAGATATCAACCTCAAGGGCGTCTATCACGGAATGCGCAGCGCCTTGCCCCGGATGCGCGCACAGGGTGGCGGCACCATTATCACCATCTCCTCGGGGGCGGCGCATAATCCGCTCGAAGGCTGGAGCGCCTATTGCGCCTCCAAGGCCGGGGCGGCCATGCTCACCCGCGCGGCCCATCACGAAGCCAAGGCCAGCGCGCTGCGCATCATGGGCCTGTCGCCCGGCACCGTCGCCACGCAAATGCAGCGTGACATCAAGTCCTCCGGCGTCAACCCGGTGGCACAGCTCGACTGGACCGATCACATTCCACCCGAATGGGTGGCGCGCTGCCTGCTCTGGATGTGCTCGCCCGATGCCGATGACTACCTCGGCGAAGAAATTTCCCTGCGCGATGAAACCATCCGCGGGCGGGTCGGCCTCACATGA
- a CDS encoding enoyl-CoA hydratase/isomerase family protein — translation MIELEKDGGLWTVTLNRPEKANSLTAAMLEELAKITEAAGEARALILTGRGRVFSAGADLDAARAGLATSPLWERLSTAIAALPGLSIAALNGTLAGGAMGMTLACDLRIAVPSARFFYPVMKLGFLPQPSDPARMNALIGPARTRLILMGGQKIDAPEALSFGLIDRIVEPDTLLETARILAADTLAARPEIAAKIKTLCSATG, via the coding sequence ATGATCGAGCTTGAGAAAGACGGCGGCCTCTGGACCGTCACCCTCAACCGCCCGGAAAAGGCCAATTCGCTCACCGCCGCAATGCTCGAAGAGCTGGCCAAGATTACCGAGGCCGCCGGAGAGGCGCGTGCGCTCATCCTCACCGGGCGGGGCCGCGTGTTTTCCGCCGGGGCCGATCTTGACGCCGCGCGCGCCGGGCTGGCCACCTCGCCGCTTTGGGAACGCCTCTCAACCGCCATCGCCGCGCTGCCCGGCCTCTCCATCGCGGCGCTCAACGGGACGCTCGCGGGCGGCGCGATGGGCATGACGCTGGCCTGCGATCTGCGCATCGCGGTGCCATCGGCCCGGTTCTTCTACCCGGTGATGAAGCTCGGCTTTCTGCCACAACCCTCCGATCCGGCCCGGATGAATGCGCTGATCGGCCCGGCCCGCACCCGGCTTATCCTGATGGGCGGCCAGAAGATCGACGCGCCCGAAGCCCTGTCTTTCGGCCTGATTGACCGCATCGTTGAACCCGACACCCTGCTTGAAACCGCCCGCATCCTCGCCGCCGACACGCTGGCCGCGCGCCCCGAAATCGCGGCGAAGATCAAAACGCTTTGCTCGGCAACAGGCTGA
- a CDS encoding mechanosensitive ion channel → MNAESDIVQTALGYANKGWELAKDWLVSPAAWSQLGLLIVAWLAAWLVARKLRPALTTLITPVEAQQNIIARARRFVLLFAPLLLPLLAYAFTGLGESVTRSLFGSGAVIAFGKRLFLFVAARALVREIIHDPFLKMLGRTVLIPIMALYVLGLLEPVSEHLTNTVVQLGNISFSAMALVRGLIAGALLFWFGRWSNDQSTAFIQKQQEMRPATRTLAQKAAEITIFGIAFLLLMNIMGISLTSLAVLGGAIGVGLGFGLQKIASNFASGVILLLEGQATVGDYVELDGGEAGTIVKMMARATILESFDGRWIVVPNEDFITTRVVNYSDAGSANRYEAPFSVSYDTDINQVPALIEKAVSALPFVLSEPDTPDCELRGFGDSGVDFCVEFWVNGIDDGKNRFTPQVLFAIWNALKEHDIEIPYPHRVVEIRNGAATGTTPDQT, encoded by the coding sequence ATGAACGCTGAATCGGACATCGTGCAAACCGCGCTCGGTTACGCGAACAAGGGCTGGGAACTGGCCAAAGACTGGCTGGTCAGCCCCGCCGCATGGTCACAACTCGGCCTCTTGATCGTGGCATGGCTGGCGGCTTGGCTGGTCGCCCGCAAACTCCGCCCCGCACTCACCACCCTGATCACCCCGGTCGAGGCGCAACAGAACATCATCGCCCGCGCCCGGCGTTTCGTGCTGCTGTTCGCGCCACTTTTGCTGCCACTCTTGGCTTATGCCTTCACCGGGCTGGGTGAATCCGTCACCCGCTCGCTGTTCGGCTCTGGTGCTGTGATCGCCTTTGGCAAACGATTGTTCCTGTTCGTCGCCGCCCGCGCGCTTGTGCGCGAAATCATCCATGATCCGTTTCTCAAAATGCTGGGCCGCACCGTGCTCATCCCGATCATGGCGCTTTACGTGCTGGGCCTGCTGGAGCCGGTCTCGGAGCATCTCACAAACACCGTCGTGCAGCTTGGCAATATCTCGTTCTCCGCCATGGCGCTGGTGCGCGGGCTGATCGCGGGCGCGCTACTGTTTTGGTTTGGCCGCTGGTCCAACGATCAATCCACCGCTTTTATCCAGAAACAGCAGGAAATGCGCCCGGCCACCCGCACGCTGGCGCAAAAAGCGGCCGAGATTACCATTTTCGGCATCGCCTTTCTGCTTTTGATGAACATCATGGGCATCTCGCTCACCTCGCTTGCGGTGCTCGGCGGTGCGATTGGCGTGGGGCTCGGCTTCGGCTTGCAGAAGATCGCTTCGAACTTTGCCTCCGGCGTCATCCTCCTGCTCGAAGGACAGGCCACCGTGGGCGATTATGTCGAACTTGACGGCGGAGAGGCAGGCACCATCGTCAAGATGATGGCCCGCGCCACCATTCTGGAAAGCTTCGATGGCCGCTGGATCGTCGTCCCGAACGAGGATTTCATCACCACCCGCGTGGTAAACTACTCCGACGCAGGTTCCGCCAACCGTTACGAGGCGCCGTTCTCGGTAAGCTACGACACCGACATCAACCAAGTGCCCGCGCTCATCGAAAAAGCGGTCAGCGCCCTGCCTTTCGTGCTCAGCGAACCTGACACCCCCGATTGTGAACTGCGCGGCTTTGGCGACTCGGGCGTGGATTTCTGCGTTGAATTCTGGGTAAACGGCATTGACGACGGCAAGAACCGCTTCACGCCACAGGTGCTTTTCGCCATCTGGAACGCCCTGAAAGAGCACGACATCGAAATCCCCTATCCGCACCGGGTGGTCGAAATCCGCAACGGCGCGGCCACAGGCACCACCCCGGACCAGACATGA
- a CDS encoding TIGR03862 family flavoprotein has translation MSLKPALVIGAGPAGLMAAEELARAGFSVTVAEAKPSPARKLLMAGKSGLNLTKAEPFAPFLTAYGDAAPALRPMLEAFGPDQVRTWAQELGQPLFTGSSGRVFPEAMKASPLLRAWLARLAEQGVALNTRWRWTGGTSFETPDGNQTLAPSVTVLACGGASWARLGSDGAWAAHLPAQAVAPFQPANMGFTVAWSAHMTRHFGTPVKNVTLTAGAQSAKAEFMLSARGVEGGGIYAVSRAMRAGAPLTLDLLPDLSLDQIRTRLAAAPAKQSLSNRLRKALRLAPVKQALLMEFARPLPPDLAPLLKALPIAHSGPRPMDEAISTAGGLRFSALDSGLMLRAQPGTFAAGEMLDWEAPTGGYLLTACLATGRWAGQHAAQWAAA, from the coding sequence ATGAGCCTCAAACCCGCGCTTGTCATCGGTGCTGGCCCCGCCGGGCTTATGGCCGCCGAAGAGCTGGCCCGCGCCGGGTTTTCCGTCACCGTGGCCGAAGCCAAACCATCGCCCGCGCGCAAGCTTCTGATGGCCGGGAAATCCGGCCTCAACCTGACCAAGGCCGAACCCTTCGCGCCGTTCCTCACCGCCTATGGCGATGCCGCTCCCGCCCTGCGCCCAATGCTCGAAGCCTTCGGCCCGGATCAGGTCCGCACATGGGCGCAAGAGCTGGGCCAGCCGCTTTTCACCGGCTCCTCGGGGCGCGTCTTTCCCGAGGCCATGAAAGCCTCGCCCCTCCTGCGCGCGTGGCTTGCCCGGCTGGCAGAACAAGGCGTCGCGCTCAACACCCGCTGGCGCTGGACCGGCGGCACCAGCTTTGAAACCCCTGACGGCAATCAAACCCTCGCACCCTCCGTCACCGTGCTCGCCTGCGGCGGCGCAAGCTGGGCGCGGCTTGGCTCCGATGGCGCATGGGCGGCGCATCTCCCGGCCCAAGCCGTTGCGCCGTTTCAGCCCGCCAATATGGGCTTCACCGTCGCTTGGTCGGCGCACATGACCCGCCATTTCGGCACCCCGGTGAAAAATGTGACCCTCACCGCAGGCGCCCAAAGCGCCAAGGCCGAATTCATGCTCTCGGCGCGCGGGGTTGAGGGCGGCGGCATCTATGCCGTCTCCCGCGCCATGCGCGCCGGCGCGCCGCTCACCCTCGATTTGCTGCCCGACCTCTCGCTTGACCAAATCCGCACCCGCCTCGCCGCGGCACCAGCCAAGCAAAGCCTTTCCAACCGCCTGCGCAAGGCGCTGCGCTTGGCCCCGGTCAAACAAGCCCTGCTGATGGAGTTCGCCCGCCCCCTGCCCCCCGATCTGGCACCGCTGCTCAAGGCGCTGCCGATCGCGCATTCCGGCCCACGCCCGATGGATGAAGCGATCTCCACCGCCGGCGGCCTGCGGTTTTCCGCGCTCGACAGCGGATTGATGCTGCGCGCACAGCCCGGCACCTTCGCCGCCGGTGAAATGCTCGACTGGGAAGCGCCCACCGGCGGCTACCTGCTCACCGCCTGCCTTGCCACCGGCCGCTGGGCCGGGCAACACGCGGCGCAATGGGCGGCGGCCTGA